The Novosphingobium aromaticivorans DSM 12444 genome segment GAACTGTCGCGCGGTCGGGGGCAGGCAGTGTCTGCCCCATTTCTTCATGAAGGTTTGCGGGAGTCGTTGAAATGGGGTTGACCCTCATAGCCGCATCAGCGGCGGCGCCCGTGGATCTCGAGGAGGTCAAGCGCTGGTGCAAGATCGAGGTCGATGACGACGACGCGATCGTCGAGATGCTGATCGCCGCAGCGTCCGAGCTGGTTCAGAATTTCATCGGCAAGGCGATCACCGAGCAACTGTGGCTCATCACGCTGCCAGCATTTGCCGACACTGTAGAACTCGAGCCTGGTCCGGTGGTTGAGGTCACCGCAGTTCGGTATCTCGACGAAGACCGGATCGAGCAGATCCTCGACCCGGCCATCTACATCGAGGACACTATCAGCGCCCCGGCGCGCCTTGT includes the following:
- a CDS encoding head-tail connector protein produces the protein MGLTLIAASAAAPVDLEEVKRWCKIEVDDDDAIVEMLIAAASELVQNFIGKAITEQLWLITLPAFADTVELEPGPVVEVTAVRYLDEDRIEQILDPAIYIEDTISAPARLVRDPDQSWPATASPTVPNVVSIEFTTGPEEADPRVKAAIMATVAQWYDNRIPGALPAGVTAMLQPMRRMVL